A DNA window from Massilia putida contains the following coding sequences:
- a CDS encoding TonB-dependent receptor — MSLAVASACAALVPAHAQTTAADDTRGGDIPTTAVQQVVVTGLRQSLASSLNLKRQSDGIVDGIVAEDIGKFPDTNLAESLQRISGVSIDRVNGEGQKITVRGVGPDFNMVLLNGRQMPTSNLGDLNGRSFDFSNLASEAISQLQVYKTSRAETPTGGIGATVNVITARPLDKLGTYSSIGIKAVHDTSNNNLPGDVKASSSTTPEFSGIYSTTSKDGHWGLGVSASYQERNLGFNQASVGNGWRGPFRGDENNWGTIPNAGTAGAANVVNHPKATDIYEVPQNLNYSMTGVKRQRTNGQLTLQWAPVKELTTTLDYTYSENKLQTKRNDVSAWFNFGPSASTWTNGPVAAPLVYTEFIPAGNSDIAMGGANFATKTQNKSIGFNTQWRATKDLKFELDAHHSTAESKADSPFGSSNTLGTASFSRGDTTADFSQEFPVLSIKGADFVNAPQQVTGSVFQNGYMKGEVSQAQFKGRLRMLDSSNLNFGLGAINVKNRSAFSTQQRDAWTGATKPSDYPSSLWHADTVRQYFDQLAGSQNPNLFNRFYTFNFAQVRDVVSKASGMPEMYLPKNTFDTDQRTEEKSKNLYLQFNTDWDTAMPMHTAIGVRYEKTDVVSTALVPTATSITMVSANEFPVQFGAPSFTTLTGKYHNLLPSIDWDMDLRDDMKVRASYGETIGRPRYDQIAGGQILNTLARVDGGTGSQGNPALKPVKSKNFDLSWEWYYGKDSFFSVNAFYKDLENYAGQSKLDATPFNLHTPVGGALWNEAAASGCGADTACIRNYIFTHHPTAPGVTVTGKDSSGNPTGSIVGQPGDPIAHFQITSFSNQKKASLNGLELNLQHMFGSTGFGISANYTYVHSGLRYDNASVGEQFALVGLSNSANLVGIYENDKWNVRAAYNWRGEFLSSTFDGAGPNPNYVEPYGQLDLSVGYNLTSKLSLQFEGINLTNETSRVHGRTSHQALYVTQSGPRYMLGARYKF; from the coding sequence ATGAGCCTGGCTGTGGCGAGCGCCTGCGCCGCCCTCGTCCCGGCCCATGCCCAGACCACAGCGGCCGACGACACCCGCGGCGGCGACATCCCCACCACGGCCGTCCAGCAAGTCGTCGTGACCGGCCTGCGCCAGTCGCTGGCCTCGTCGCTGAACCTGAAGCGCCAGTCGGACGGTATCGTCGACGGCATCGTCGCCGAGGATATCGGCAAATTCCCCGACACGAACCTGGCCGAATCGCTGCAGCGCATCTCCGGCGTCTCGATCGACCGCGTGAACGGCGAAGGCCAGAAGATCACCGTGCGCGGCGTGGGCCCCGACTTCAACATGGTGCTGCTGAACGGCCGGCAGATGCCGACGTCGAACCTGGGCGACCTGAACGGCCGCTCGTTCGACTTCTCGAACCTGGCGTCGGAAGCGATCTCGCAGCTGCAGGTCTACAAGACGAGCCGCGCCGAGACCCCGACGGGCGGCATCGGCGCCACCGTCAACGTGATCACGGCGCGTCCGCTGGACAAGCTGGGCACGTATTCCAGCATCGGCATCAAGGCCGTGCACGACACGTCCAACAACAACCTGCCGGGCGACGTCAAGGCCAGCAGCTCGACGACGCCGGAATTCTCGGGCATCTATTCGACGACGTCGAAGGACGGCCACTGGGGCCTGGGCGTGTCGGCCAGCTACCAGGAGCGCAATCTGGGCTTCAACCAGGCGTCCGTCGGTAACGGCTGGCGCGGTCCGTTCCGCGGCGACGAGAACAACTGGGGCACGATCCCGAACGCCGGCACCGCGGGCGCGGCCAACGTCGTCAACCACCCGAAGGCCACCGACATCTACGAAGTCCCGCAGAACCTGAACTACAGCATGACGGGCGTGAAGCGCCAGCGCACCAACGGCCAGCTGACCTTGCAGTGGGCGCCGGTCAAGGAACTGACGACCACCCTCGACTACACGTACTCGGAAAACAAGCTGCAGACGAAGCGCAACGACGTCTCGGCATGGTTCAACTTCGGCCCGTCGGCGTCGACGTGGACCAACGGCCCGGTCGCCGCGCCGCTCGTCTACACGGAATTCATCCCCGCCGGGAACAGCGACATCGCGATGGGCGGCGCCAATTTCGCCACCAAGACCCAGAACAAGTCGATCGGGTTCAACACCCAGTGGCGCGCGACGAAGGACCTGAAATTCGAACTGGACGCGCACCATTCGACCGCGGAATCGAAGGCGGACAGCCCGTTCGGCTCCAGCAATACGCTCGGCACCGCGAGCTTTTCCCGCGGCGACACGACGGCCGACTTTTCGCAGGAATTCCCCGTCCTGTCGATCAAGGGCGCGGACTTCGTGAACGCGCCGCAGCAGGTCACGGGCTCCGTGTTCCAGAACGGCTACATGAAGGGTGAAGTGTCGCAGGCCCAGTTCAAGGGCCGCCTGCGCATGCTGGATTCGTCGAACCTGAACTTCGGCCTGGGCGCCATCAACGTCAAGAACCGCTCCGCGTTCTCGACCCAGCAGCGCGACGCGTGGACCGGCGCGACGAAGCCGTCCGACTACCCGAGCAGCCTGTGGCACGCCGACACCGTGCGCCAGTATTTCGACCAGCTGGCCGGCAGCCAGAACCCGAACCTGTTCAACCGCTTCTACACGTTCAACTTCGCCCAGGTGCGGGACGTCGTGTCCAAGGCTTCGGGCATGCCCGAGATGTACCTGCCGAAGAACACGTTCGACACCGACCAGCGCACCGAGGAAAAGTCGAAGAACCTGTACCTGCAGTTCAACACGGACTGGGACACGGCGATGCCGATGCACACCGCGATCGGCGTGCGCTACGAAAAGACGGACGTCGTCTCCACGGCACTCGTGCCCACGGCGACCTCGATCACGATGGTGTCCGCGAACGAATTCCCCGTGCAGTTCGGCGCGCCGTCGTTCACGACGCTGACCGGCAAGTACCACAACCTGCTGCCGTCGATCGACTGGGACATGGACCTGCGCGACGACATGAAGGTGCGCGCGAGCTATGGCGAGACGATCGGCCGTCCGCGCTACGACCAGATCGCCGGCGGCCAGATCCTGAATACGCTGGCGCGCGTCGACGGCGGCACGGGCTCCCAGGGCAACCCGGCGCTGAAGCCCGTCAAGTCGAAGAACTTCGACCTGTCGTGGGAGTGGTACTACGGGAAGGACAGCTTCTTCTCGGTCAACGCCTTCTATAAAGACCTGGAAAACTACGCGGGCCAGTCGAAGCTCGACGCCACGCCGTTCAACCTGCACACGCCCGTCGGCGGCGCGCTGTGGAACGAGGCGGCGGCATCCGGCTGCGGCGCCGACACCGCCTGCATCCGCAACTACATCTTCACGCACCATCCGACGGCGCCGGGCGTGACGGTGACGGGCAAGGACAGCAGCGGCAACCCGACCGGCTCCATCGTCGGCCAGCCGGGCGACCCGATCGCGCACTTCCAGATCACGTCGTTCTCGAACCAGAAGAAGGCGAGCCTGAACGGCCTGGAACTCAACCTCCAGCACATGTTCGGCAGCACCGGCTTCGGCATCTCGGCGAACTATACGTACGTGCACTCGGGTCTGCGCTACGACAACGCCAGCGTGGGCGAGCAGTTCGCACTGGTCGGCCTGTCGAACTCCGCCAACCTCGTCGGCATCTACGAGAACGACAAGTGGAACGTGCGCGCGGCCTACAACTGGCGCGGCGAGTTCCTGTCCTCGACGTTCGACGGGGCCGGTCCGAACCCGAACTACGTGGAGCCGTACGGTCAGCTCGACCTGTCGGTGGGCTACAATCTGACGTCGAAACTGAGCCTGCAGTTCGAAGGCATCAACCTGACGAACGAGACGAGCCGCGTCCACGGCCGCACCTCGCATCAGGCGTTGTATGTGACGCAGTCGGGGCCGCGTTATATGCTGGGCGCGCGCTACAAGTTCTAA
- a CDS encoding tryptophan halogenase family protein translates to MSKPIEHVVVVGGGSAGWLTAAVLAAEHPRLSVTLVESPGVPPIGVGEGTWPSMRDTLQRIGVSEAAFFRECDAAFKQGSRFDRWVDGSDDDVYFHPFSLPQGYGEANLAAAWQHGHHDIPFADLVSYQPHLCVQGRAPKQPQTPEYAGVANYGYHLDAGKFGVFLQKHCIDNLRVRHVPAHVDDIVATSDGDIAALRTREAGAIEGDLFVDCTGMASLLLGRHYGVPFVSRRDVLFNDRALAVQVPYPAPDTPIASQTTSTAQACGWIWDIGLPSRRGVGHVYSSAHCSDDEAEAALRAYLGDTEIPAPRKIAFDPGYRARFWERNVVAIGLSAGFIEPLEASALALVELSAAWLADDLPATRAQMAPIAARFNEAFTYRWERIIDFLKLHYVLSKRTDSGYWLDHRAGHTQPARLRELLALWRTRTPSRRDFPRIEEIFPSASWQYVLYGMGFRPELTARASDLPAAASQYFREAARLTARMLPLLPANREMLDHIRQYGMPR, encoded by the coding sequence ATGAGTAAACCCATCGAACACGTCGTGGTGGTCGGCGGCGGCTCCGCCGGCTGGCTGACGGCGGCCGTCCTCGCCGCCGAACATCCACGCCTTTCCGTCACCCTCGTCGAATCGCCGGGCGTGCCGCCCATCGGTGTCGGCGAAGGCACGTGGCCGTCCATGCGCGACACCCTGCAGCGCATCGGCGTGTCCGAAGCCGCGTTCTTCCGCGAATGCGACGCCGCCTTCAAGCAGGGTTCGCGCTTCGACCGCTGGGTCGACGGCAGCGACGATGACGTCTATTTCCACCCGTTTTCCCTCCCCCAGGGCTATGGCGAGGCCAATCTGGCGGCGGCGTGGCAGCACGGCCACCATGACATCCCGTTCGCGGATCTCGTGAGCTACCAGCCGCACCTGTGCGTGCAAGGCCGCGCGCCGAAACAGCCGCAGACGCCGGAATACGCGGGCGTGGCCAACTACGGCTACCACCTGGACGCCGGCAAATTCGGCGTCTTTTTGCAAAAACACTGCATCGACAACCTGCGCGTGCGCCACGTGCCGGCCCACGTCGACGACATCGTGGCGACGAGCGACGGCGACATCGCGGCGTTGCGCACGCGCGAGGCCGGCGCGATCGAAGGCGATCTGTTCGTCGATTGCACCGGCATGGCGTCGCTGCTGCTGGGCCGCCACTACGGCGTGCCGTTCGTGTCGCGGCGCGACGTGCTGTTCAACGACCGCGCGCTGGCCGTGCAAGTGCCCTACCCCGCACCCGACACGCCGATCGCGTCGCAGACCACGTCCACGGCGCAGGCCTGCGGCTGGATCTGGGACATCGGCCTGCCGTCGCGGCGCGGCGTCGGCCACGTGTATTCCAGCGCCCATTGCAGCGACGACGAGGCGGAAGCGGCGCTGCGCGCCTACCTGGGCGACACGGAGATCCCGGCGCCGCGCAAGATCGCGTTCGACCCTGGCTACCGCGCCCGCTTCTGGGAACGCAACGTCGTCGCCATCGGGTTGTCCGCGGGGTTCATCGAGCCGCTGGAAGCGTCCGCGCTCGCGCTGGTGGAACTGTCCGCGGCCTGGCTGGCCGACGACCTGCCCGCCACGCGCGCGCAGATGGCCCCGATCGCCGCACGCTTCAACGAGGCCTTTACCTACCGTTGGGAACGCATCATCGACTTCCTCAAGCTGCACTACGTGCTGTCGAAGCGCACCGATTCCGGCTACTGGCTGGATCACCGCGCCGGGCACACGCAGCCGGCGCGCCTGCGCGAACTGCTCGCGCTGTGGCGCACGCGCACGCCGTCGCGGCGCGATTTTCCGCGCATCGAGGAGATCTTCCCGTCGGCCAGCTGGCAGTACGTCCTGTACGGGATGGGCTTCCGGCCCGAATTGACGGCGCGCGCCTCCGATCTGCCTGCGGCTGCGTCCCAATATTTCCGCGAGGCCGCGCGGCTGACCGCCCGCATGCTGCCGCTGCTGCCCGCGAACCGCGAGATGCTCGACCACATCCGCCAGTACGGCATGCCGCGCTGA
- a CDS encoding SapC family protein: protein MPNHAPLNNVDHKNLRIVTTRGAAYGDAVMSALTFPAEFRDLAACYPIVFAQDGNGGYDAIALLGFEQGENLFLGPDGWDAPTIPLTVERQPFMIGRGGEELSVHIDLDSPRVRDGGIEGEALFLTYGGTSEYLERITSVLRTIHEGLAASRAFVAALVELELIESFVLDVELDDGSQNRLAGFYTINEDRLAQLSADQLARLHRDGYLQAIYMAVASLSQFRGLIQRKNRANDSQR from the coding sequence ATGCCCAACCATGCCCCCCTGAACAACGTCGACCACAAGAACCTGCGCATCGTCACCACCCGCGGCGCGGCCTATGGCGACGCCGTGATGTCCGCACTGACCTTCCCGGCCGAATTCCGGGACCTGGCCGCGTGCTACCCCATCGTCTTCGCGCAGGACGGCAACGGCGGCTACGATGCCATCGCCCTGCTCGGGTTCGAACAAGGCGAGAACCTGTTCCTGGGCCCGGACGGCTGGGACGCGCCGACGATTCCGCTGACCGTCGAGCGCCAGCCCTTCATGATCGGCCGCGGCGGCGAGGAGCTGTCCGTCCACATCGACCTGGACAGCCCGCGCGTGCGCGACGGCGGCATCGAGGGCGAGGCGCTGTTCCTCACCTACGGCGGCACGAGCGAGTACCTGGAGCGCATCACCTCCGTGCTGCGCACCATCCACGAAGGCCTGGCGGCGTCGCGCGCGTTCGTCGCGGCGCTCGTCGAACTGGAACTGATCGAATCGTTCGTGCTCGACGTGGAACTGGACGACGGCTCGCAGAACCGCCTGGCCGGCTTCTACACGATCAATGAAGACCGCCTGGCGCAGCTGTCGGCCGACCAGCTCGCGCGCCTGCACCGCGACGGCTATCTGCAGGCGATCTATATGGCGGTGGCGTCGCTGTCCCAGTTCCGCGGCCTGATCCAACGGAAGAACCGCGCCAATGACAGCCAGCGTTAA
- a CDS encoding cupin-like domain-containing protein, giving the protein MTASVKYVREVAAVDGRLPDEMLRATRPYIVRGLAAGWPLVRAGRASAESAEAYLRGFYRDATVNAMLGPPQIGGRFFYNDTITGFNFHNVRARLDQVLDELAAHRARPDPGAIYVGSTSIDGALPGLRAANDVDLDGRDALASIWIGNRTVVATHYDLPDNLAVVAVGERRFTLFPPDQLKNLYVGPLDFNPAGQAISLVDVRNPDLDRFPRYAEAMQHAEVAEMGPGDALFIPSMWWHHVEALSAFNVLVNYWWRQSPDYMDTPTNALMLAILTMRELPPEQRRAWQEIFRHYIFEPDPANLAHLPENARYALSPLDDDGARVLRGQLLRRINR; this is encoded by the coding sequence ATGACAGCCAGCGTTAAATACGTGCGCGAAGTGGCGGCGGTCGACGGCCGCCTGCCGGACGAGATGCTGCGCGCGACGCGCCCTTACATCGTGCGCGGCCTCGCGGCTGGCTGGCCGCTCGTGCGCGCCGGCCGCGCATCGGCGGAAAGCGCGGAAGCCTATCTGCGCGGGTTTTATCGTGACGCGACCGTGAATGCGATGCTTGGTCCGCCGCAGATCGGCGGCCGCTTCTTCTACAACGACACGATCACCGGCTTCAACTTCCACAACGTGCGCGCCCGGCTCGACCAGGTGCTCGACGAACTGGCCGCCCATCGCGCGCGGCCGGACCCCGGCGCGATCTATGTCGGCTCGACGTCGATCGACGGCGCCCTGCCCGGCCTGCGCGCCGCCAACGACGTCGACCTGGACGGCCGCGACGCGCTCGCCAGCATCTGGATCGGCAACCGCACGGTCGTCGCCACGCACTACGACCTGCCGGACAACCTGGCCGTCGTGGCCGTCGGCGAGCGCCGCTTCACGCTGTTCCCGCCGGACCAGCTGAAGAACCTCTACGTCGGCCCGCTCGATTTCAACCCGGCCGGCCAGGCCATCAGCCTCGTCGACGTGCGCAACCCGGACCTCGACCGCTTTCCACGCTATGCCGAAGCGATGCAGCACGCCGAAGTGGCCGAAATGGGGCCGGGCGACGCGCTGTTCATTCCGTCGATGTGGTGGCACCACGTGGAAGCGCTGTCCGCGTTCAACGTGCTCGTGAACTACTGGTGGCGCCAGTCGCCGGACTACATGGACACGCCGACGAACGCGCTGATGCTCGCGATCCTGACGATGCGCGAACTGCCGCCCGAGCAGCGCCGCGCGTGGCAGGAAATCTTCCGCCACTACATCTTCGAGCCGGATCCCGCGAACCTCGCGCACCTGCCGGAGAATGCGCGCTATGCGCTGTCGCCGCTCGACGACGACGGGGCGCGCGTGCTGCGCGGCCAGCTGCTGCGCCGCATTAACAGGTAA
- a CDS encoding tryptophan halogenase family protein: MDNNNQQDRGRPIRRVVIAGGGTAGWMAAAALSRTLGKVLDIKLVESDDIGTVGVGEATIPSLVHFHRLLDIGEQEFMAATQATFKLGISFEGWRARGEDYIHSFGMTGTDHWTAGFQHFWLKGRDRGLAGDYGDYCLELVASREHRFGHLPNQGINYAYHLDATRYARYLRRFSEHFGTQRIEAKIASVDTDPATGHITALVLDSGTRIEGDLFIDCTGFRSLLLGQTMGVEYEDWSQWLFNDSAIAVQTESTGPAIPLTRSMAHDWGWQWRIPLQHRTGNGIVFSSRHIGEDMARAALLGNVEGKVLTEPRVIRFKPGQRKQVWAGNCIGLGLASGFLEPIESTSIHLIQRGIVRLLQAFPSHGIQQSDIDEFNAQSADDIRTIRDFIILHYKVTNRRDSPYWIDAALMPVPDSLQHRIDLFRDGGRVFRDGNELFAENSWVQVMLGQGLTPERWHPSADLMGIEELRGFLDGIRNGVRRTVSQLPPHQQYVERYCPAGKP, translated from the coding sequence ATGGACAACAATAACCAACAGGACCGCGGCCGCCCGATCCGCCGCGTCGTGATCGCCGGCGGCGGCACCGCCGGCTGGATGGCCGCGGCGGCGCTGTCGCGCACCCTCGGCAAGGTCCTCGACATCAAGCTCGTCGAATCCGACGACATCGGCACCGTCGGCGTGGGCGAAGCGACGATTCCCAGCCTCGTGCACTTCCACCGCCTGCTGGACATCGGCGAACAGGAATTCATGGCCGCCACACAGGCCACCTTTAAATTGGGCATCAGCTTCGAAGGCTGGCGCGCGCGCGGCGAGGATTACATCCACTCGTTCGGCATGACGGGCACGGACCACTGGACGGCCGGCTTCCAGCACTTCTGGCTCAAGGGCCGCGACCGCGGCCTGGCCGGCGACTACGGCGACTACTGCCTGGAACTGGTCGCGTCGCGGGAGCATCGCTTCGGCCACCTGCCCAACCAGGGCATCAACTACGCCTACCACCTGGACGCGACGCGCTACGCCCGCTACCTGCGCCGCTTCTCCGAACATTTTGGCACGCAGCGCATCGAAGCGAAGATCGCCAGCGTCGACACCGATCCCGCCACGGGCCACATCACCGCGCTCGTACTGGACTCGGGCACGCGCATCGAGGGCGACCTGTTCATCGACTGCACCGGCTTCCGCTCGCTGCTGCTCGGCCAGACGATGGGCGTCGAGTACGAGGACTGGTCGCAATGGCTGTTCAACGACAGCGCGATCGCCGTGCAGACGGAATCGACCGGTCCGGCCATCCCGCTGACGCGTTCCATGGCCCACGACTGGGGCTGGCAATGGCGCATCCCGCTGCAGCACCGCACCGGCAACGGCATCGTGTTCTCCAGCCGCCACATCGGCGAAGACATGGCGCGCGCGGCGCTGCTCGGCAACGTCGAAGGAAAAGTCCTGACGGAGCCGCGCGTGATCCGCTTCAAGCCCGGCCAGCGCAAGCAGGTCTGGGCCGGCAACTGCATCGGCCTCGGTCTGGCGAGCGGCTTCCTGGAACCGATCGAGTCGACCAGTATCCACCTGATCCAGCGCGGTATCGTGCGCCTCTTGCAGGCGTTCCCGTCGCACGGCATCCAGCAGTCCGACATCGACGAGTTCAACGCCCAGAGCGCGGACGACATCCGCACGATCCGCGACTTCATCATCCTGCACTACAAAGTCACCAACCGCCGCGACTCGCCCTACTGGATCGACGCCGCGTTGATGCCCGTGCCGGACAGCCTGCAGCACCGCATCGACCTGTTCCGCGACGGCGGCCGCGTGTTCCGCGACGGGAACGAGCTGTTCGCGGAGAACTCGTGGGTGCAGGTGATGCTGGGCCAGGGCCTCACGCCCGAGCGCTGGCACCCGAGCGCGGACCTGATGGGCATTGAGGAACTGCGCGGCTTCCTGGACGGCATCCGGAACGGCGTGCGCCGCACTGTGTCGCAGCTGCCGCCGCACCAGCAATACGTGGAGCGCTACTGCCCGGCCGGCAAGCCATAA
- a CDS encoding recombinase family protein: protein MPGQRIGYVRVSSFDQNAERQLDQVQVDKLFTDKASGKDTHRPQLEALLSFAREGDTVVVHSMDRLARNLDDLRRLVQTLTKRGIRIEFVKECLSFTGEDSPMANLLLSVMGAFAEFERALIGERQREGIALAKQRGAYRGRKKALAAEQVVELRRRVGAGEQKATVARAFGISRETLYQYLKVAMPPA from the coding sequence TTGCCAGGTCAACGCATCGGTTATGTCCGGGTCAGTAGTTTCGATCAAAACGCGGAGCGTCAGCTTGATCAGGTCCAGGTCGACAAGCTCTTCACGGACAAAGCCTCGGGCAAGGACACGCATCGGCCGCAACTGGAAGCACTTCTGTCGTTCGCACGCGAAGGCGACACGGTAGTCGTGCATAGCATGGACCGCTTGGCGCGCAACCTGGACGATCTACGCCGGCTAGTACAGACGTTGACCAAGCGCGGAATCCGAATCGAATTCGTCAAAGAATGCCTGAGCTTTACCGGCGAAGACTCCCCGATGGCAAACTTGCTGCTGTCAGTCATGGGAGCGTTTGCGGAGTTCGAGCGCGCCTTGATCGGCGAGCGGCAACGGGAAGGTATCGCTCTAGCCAAGCAACGTGGCGCGTATCGCGGCCGCAAAAAGGCGCTAGCAGCCGAACAGGTTGTCGAGCTGCGTCGTCGCGTCGGCGCCGGCGAGCAAAAAGCAACGGTCGCGCGCGCGTTCGGCATCAGCCGTGAGACGCTGTACCAATATCTGAAAGTGGCAATGCCGCCGGCTTAA